The Candidatus Margulisiibacteriota bacterium genome contains the following window.
GATCCCGACCATCCGCGGCAAGCTCCGCCTAAGAACGGAAAAAGATATTCTGGGAGAAGTTGCCGGCCTGGCCAAAAGAGGGGCCAAAGAGATTATTTTCATCGCCCAGGATACGACCGCCCACCCCGCTTTTCCATCGATCCTAAAACAAGCGGCCAGAATCCCCGGTATCCGCTGGCTGCGCGTTATGTACACTCACCCCAGCCATCTAACCGACGAGCTGATCGAGACGATCGCCGGCGAGAAAAAGATCGTGAAGTATCTGGACATGCCGGTCCAGCACGCCAGTTCCACTATCCTAAAGAAAATGAACCGGCATTATGACCGCGACTCGCTCGCCCTCCTCCTCACAAAATTACGGGGTGCAATCCCAAAGCTGGTCCTCCGCACCTCTCTTATCGTCGGCTTCCCTGGTGAGACCGGGGAAGATTTCGAAGAGCTTCTTGATTTCATCAAAACGAACCGTTTCGAAAAACTCGGGATCTTCGGCTACTCCAGAGAAGAGGGAACTCCGGCCGCCAAATTCCCCAAGCAAGTCCCGGCCCGGACCAAGGAAAAGCGCCGGGAGTCCGCCATGCTGGCCCAACAACAGGTCTCCCTAGAACTTAACCGGACCCTGGTCGGCCAAAAGATCGAGGTCCTGGTCGAAGGGAAAAAAGGCCGCTATTACATCGGCCGGACCTACCGGGACGCCCCCGAAATTGATGGTGTTTTTTACCTTAAATCCAGCCGGAAAATAACCCCCGGCCGGATCGTTACCGCCCTGATCACTAAAGCATCCGCCTACGATCTCTACGGCCGCCTACTAGCTTAAAAACAAACTGAAATTTTTCCCCAAACCTGCCGATATATATATGTGAGAGAGGTAAAGCCATGAACAACGAAGATGTCCGCAGAGAGAATTACGATGTTGTCCTGATCACTCGGCCGAACAAAGCCAAGCGGTCAAGTTACGTGCAAGATGCCACCATTATCGGCAAAGACCAGCTCCCTATCGCCCCATTCTTAGACATCCTGGCCAATAAGTTCAAAGCAACGATCGCCAACGATAAGTGCTATTTCTAAGGAGGAAAGCCATGAACACAATGAACAATCAAAAAGTTATGGAAGTCCTGGAAAAGACCTGCACTTTCAACTATTACGACAAGATCGTCCACGCCAAGACCCGCAAGCTGACCTTGTTCTCGATCTTCCCGTACACCGCGGCGGCCAACCTGTCCGATCCGCGGCAGTTCGTCCTGATCGAAGACCTGCAGGGAATGCTGGGGTTAAACACCGGGAAGGTCAACAACTAATATTCGCCCAGTCCGAATGTTTCTCTAACCCGGCCAAAAAAATCATATTCCTTCAGTCTGATGAAACGCGTTTTCTCCGCCGCTTTTTTAATTATCACTCTATTTCCAACTCTCACCGGCAAAGTCTGTTGTCCGTCGGCGGTCAAGATCACTTCGTCGCCACGGTCAAGGCGCAGCGTCACCGGCCCCTCCAGGACCAGCGAACGGGTATTTAAACTGTGGCAGCAGATCGGAGAGATGATCAGGCTTTTCGCTCGCGGGGCCAAAAGCGGCCCGCCGGCCGCCAGATTATAAGCGGTCGAACCGGTCGCCGTGGCGAAGATCATCCCATCAGCGGTGTATTTGGAGATCCCTTCCAACTCGAACTTAATCACCCGGGAAATCCCGCTTTTACCGATCACAATGTCGTTGAGGGCGGTCACTTTTTTCCGGCCGAGGTCGGCCTCCAGCATGATCCGTTCATCTAACCGGTAGTCTCCCCTTTTGATCTGCTCAATCGCCGCCGTCAGCTCTTTCAGCTCGATTTCCGACATGAAGCCGACCCCCCCAAGATGAACCCCTAAGATCGGCGTTCCTTTCCGGGCCAAAAGACGGGCCGCCCGCAGGATCGTCCCATCGCCGCCCAGGGTGACCACGAAATCGGCTTTGGCCAAATTGACCGCGAAACCCCGCCCTTTAAGTTCTTGCGCGACCTTCGCCGCGGTCGCGGCAATTAAACGGTCCTCAAGCTTGCTGATTATGCCGACGGTTTTCATGCTCTTCTCCTTTTAAAATAATTTAATGTAGATCATTAACCAAATTATCCCAACGACAACCGCGATAGCCGAGCCGAACATCAGGAACTGAAAAAAGAGGTCGAGCCACCCTTTTTCGCGGACGAAATGAAAACTAACGACGTGAAGTTGGCTCTCGTGAGGGTTAAAAAATACGAGTCCATGATAACCGAAGGCCCGGTCAAATTCGACCAGGCGGCGGCGGACGATCGGGTCGCTCGGATCAAGCGCCCCTTCCCCATGCTGGACGATTACGATATATTGGTGATTGTCGCGGCTGACCAGATAATCGGCTTCCAATTTTCCCAAATGGTCCTTCCCGTCAACCTTAGAGATGACCATCGCCTTCGGCTTCCTGGCCAGGACCTTAAATCCCGACTTGAGGAGGTAAGCCTCCTGTTCTTCATTTTTCGAGGTGGATGAGAAATTCAACATTACCGTCCGCTCCTTCGATCGGGGAGTTGATCACTCCCTTAGCCTTAAAGCCTATTGCCTCGGCCTCCATCTTAACCCTCGCCACGACTTCCTGGCGAACCGCCTCATCCCGGACGATCCCGCCGGCGCCGACCTGTTCGCGCCGGGCTTCAAACTGGGGCTTGATCAAAGCGACAACCTCGGCCCGCTCGGCGAGCAAATTATAGACCGCCGGCAAAACTTTGCCTAGGGAGATAAAAGAAACGTCGATGACCGCAAGATTTGGCAGCGGTCCGGGTTCCAGTTTTTCCGGCGCCAGATCGCGGATATTTTCCCGCTCCAAAGTCACGACCCGCGGGTCCTGCCGCAGTTTCCAGGCCAGCTGGCCGTAACCGACGTCAACGGCAAAAACCTTGGCCGCTCCCCGCTGGAGCAAGCAGTCGGTAAAGCCCCCCGTCGAAGCGCCGACGTCAAGCGCCGTTCGGCCCGTAACATCGATCTGGAAATGATCGAGCGCTCCGGCCAATTTCAAGCCGCCCCGGCCGACATATGGATGAGGCGCCCCCTTAAGCTCGATTGTTGCTTCTTCAGGATAGGCAACGCCCGATTTATCGGCTTTTTGTCCATTTACATAAACCAGCCCGGCCAGGACGACCGCCTGCGCTTTAGCCGGCGAATCGGCCAGTCCCTGGTCGATCAAGAGTTGGTCGAGGCGTTTTTTCATCCGGCCTGGACACTGCGCAGATATTTGGCCGCTTCTTCGGGGATCATCGTGTTGATATAGATCCCCGAACCAAGTTCAAATCCGGCCATCGCGCTGACCCGGGGAAGGATCTGAATGTACCAGTGAAAATACTCGACGTCCTTTTCGTGGCAGGGGGCGGAATTGATCACAAAGTTATAATCCGGGTTGTTGAGCGAAACATACATTTTTTTCAGGATCGTCCTCATCACAAAAGCCAATTCTTTGGCGTCGACGGCCGAGATCGCGTCAAAGGATGAGTCGTGTTTCTTGGGAAAAACCTCGAGCTCGAAAGGCGAGCGGGCGGCAAAAGGAGAGAGCGCGATAAAATTATCAGTTTCCATAATGACCCGCGATTTGTCCGCCCGCTCCTTCTCGATCATCACGCAGTAAACGCATTTCCCGTTGTCGTCGAAGTAGCGCATCGATTCTTCCAGCCGGTGGCGGATATGCATCGGGGTGATCGGCGTGGCGATCAGCTGGGAATGCGGATGGTGGAGCGAGGTCCCGGCCGCGATCCCATGATTTTTAAAAATGATGATCATCTCATACTGCGGGTCTTTGGATAAGGTGATGAAACGCTCCCGATAAGCGAGGAAAAGCTCTTCGACCTGCTTCTCTTCCATGGTCGCGATCATTTGGTCGTGGATCGGCGATTCGATGATGACTTCATGTTCGCCTAAACCGTTCATCATGCTGAAAAAATCGAGGACCCTGGTCCGTTCGCGGTTTTGACTATCGGGAGCCAGGGCGGCAAATTTATTGGGGATGATCCGGATCCACCAGCCGGGCGTATCAACTTGCGTCCCGAATGCGCGGTAAGCGAGGATCTCGCCGGGAGTCAAACTCTCTTTACCCGGACAAAAAGGACAATTCTGCCGCGACGATTCGCTGGGCGGGCAAACCCCCGATCCAAGTTCTTCCGGCCGCTTGGCCCGCTCGGTCGCGATAATCACCCATTCCTTGGTGGCCGGGTTCTGACGCAGCTCTGGCATGGTTGTATTATAACATACGCGATGTTACAATAGTCCTTCACCAATGAAGCGCTTTTTCATCGTAATAACACTCTTGTTGTCACTTTTTCTTCCCCTCTCGGCCCAAACGATCGAAGGGGACTCCGATACCACTGCGGCCAACTTTACCGCCGGCCTTAAGGCCGCCCAAGCCGGCGACCCCGCTCGGGCAATCAGCCTGCTGACCGCGGCGGCCGAAGATCACTCTTTTCCTTTGAGCGATTACGCCCGCTTTGAAGTAGCCAACCTCTATTACCAGGCTGACGATTTTACCGGCGCGGCCAGAGAGTTCCAGTCTCTATCGGTTAGCTACCCGCAAAGCCTGCTGATCTCCAAAGCTCTCTTCCGGCTGGGCAAAAGCCGTTATAATGATAAGAATTACACCGCCGCGGCCAAATCCTTCGATCTTTTACTGGACAAATATCCCGATTTCGACGAAGCGGCCGAAACCCGCTTCCTGATCGCTCAAAGCCGAGAAAAAAACGGGGACTGGAAAAACGCCTATTACGCTTACCAGGAGACCGATCTTTATCATCCTTTAAGTTCTTACGGCCAAAGAGCAAGAGCGGCAATCGCCAAGCTGAAAAAACAACACCAGAAAAAACTCCCCCTGTACAAAGCGTCGGAAAAAGCGCTGTTCAATCAGGGGATGGCCTATTTCGACCAGCAAGAATACAAAATGGCCGGGAACATTTTCAACCGATTGGCCCGCGAGTACCCGAAAAGCAAGTTCGTCGACGAAGCCTGGATCATGCTCGGCCGGGCCGAAGCGCTCGATAACGATCTCGACCAAGCGGTCGTCAATTTGACTCGCGCCGCTAAAAACGCCCCCAGCCTGGCCGGTAAAGCCAATTATTACCTTGGCCGGGCTTACGGCAATCGGGGAAAGTACGACTGGGGAATCGCCGTTTTCAGCAAGGTGATCTTGAACCATCCCGAATCGAGCTATGCCCCCGACGCCCTTTACTGGCGCGCTTATTTCCGCGAACAGGTCGGCGACATCAACGGCGGATTAAAAGATTACTACGCGCTGGTCAAAGATTATCCCTACTGCGACATGGTTTCCGCCGCCATCTGGCGGATGGGAAAGATCTACTACTGGGCGAGCGACTGGCCGAACGCGGTCACCTATCTTCATCTCGCGCAACTCTACCCGATGGGGAGCGAATCGCCGCGCTGTTATTTCTTTGAGGCCAAGGCGCTGGAACGGCAGGGAAACCTTGGCGCGGCGCAGGAAGTTTACAAAAAGCTGGCCAAACGCTTCGATCACACCTACTACGCTTACCGGGCCAAAGAGCGGCTCCGGTTGACCGGCAACCCGATCAATGACGAGATCTCATTTAACCTAGACAACCTGAACGAGGCGCTAAAAACCATTAACGAAAAAGACCAAGCGGAACTTTCAACCCTGATGGACATCTGGCTACAAAGCAAGCCAGCCGAAGGAGGAACGATCAGCCAGGCCGAGCTCGACCTCCATTTCCAGAAATACAAAAAGCTGATGGACCTGGGACAGACCGCTTTTGCCGCGGAAGAAGCCAAGTTCCTGGTCAACGGGACCTCCGACTCCGAAAAGGAATCGGCCCAACTTAAGCTCGGCGAAGTCCTGGTCCGAGCCGGACGTTACATTTCAGCCATCCGCTTCGCGCAAAGGAAGATCGAGTCCGCCCTCTATTCCAACCAGCTCGATTCCGTTCCGGAAAAGGTCTGGCAGCTCGCTTATCCCCGAGGCTACTGGGCCACCGTCCGCAAAGAATCTGACAAAAACGATATCGACCCTTATCTAATTCTGGCGGTGATCAGGGAAGAGAGCCGTTTTCTTAACAACGCCCGCTCCAACGCTTCGGCCCGAGGCTTAATGCAGATCATGCCGGGGACCGGGCGGGGAATAGCTAAACAATTAAACCTTTCCAGCTACCGGACTTCGAAACTCAATCAGGCCGACACCAACATTAAAATGGGGACCTATTACTTGTCCGGCCTAATTAAAAGCTTCAACAATAACTGGTACCTCTCGCTCGCCGGCTACAACGGCGGCCCGAACCGGGTCTGGCGTTACGTCAAGAACTGGTACGGCGGCAATTTAGGAGCGATCGACATCGACGAGTTCGTGGAAAGCATTCCGATCCGGGAAACCAGGCTCTACGTCCAAAAAGTGATGAACAGCTATTTTGAATATAAGAGGCTTTATGGCGGAACCGGAAGTTAGGCCGGAAGACGACCAGGCGGTCGAGGGCTTGCGTCCGCGTCGCTTCGCGGGCTTTATCGGCCAGGACCAGATCAAGAAAAACCTGCGGATCCATATCGACGCGGTCCGCTCCAGAGGCGAAGCGCTGGAGCATCTCCTCTTTTACGGCCCGCCGGGCCTGGGTAAAACGACCCTCGCCAACATCATCGCCAACGAGATCGGCGCCAACATCAAGATCACTTCTGGTCCGGCGATCGAACGGCCGGGGGACCTGGCCGCCATCCTGACCAACCTCAAGGAACACGACATTCTTTTTATCGACGAGATCCACCGGCTCAATAAAACCGTGGAAGAGGTCCTTTACCCGGCGATGGAAGATTTTGCCCTCGATATCATTATCGGCAAAGGGCCGAGCGCCCGCTCCATTCGCCTCGACCTGCCAAAGTTCACCCTGGTCGGCGCGACGACCAGGATCGGCCTGCTCTCGTCGCCGCTGCGCGACCGCTTCGGCATCATCAACCGGCTGGAGTATTACACCCAGGACGAACTTAAAGAGATTGTCACCCGGGCCGCCCAAAAAATGGAGATCTCGATCGAAGACGGCGGGGCAAACGAAGTCGCCAAGCGCGCCCGGGGAACCCCCCGAATCGCCATCCGCTTTCTCCGCCGGGTCCGCGACTTTGCCCAGGTCAAAGGGACCACCAGCCTCACCGGCCCGATCGCCAAAGAGTGCCTGGCTTCGATGGGCGTGGACGAGCACGGCTTGGACAAGATCGACCGGAAATATTTGTCGACAATCATCGAGAAGTTCCGGGGGGGGCCGGTCGGCGTGGAAACGATCGCCGCCGGGATTTCCGAAGCCGTTGAAACAATTGAAGATGTTTATGAGCCCTATTTGCTTCAGCTCGGCTTTATCGAACGGACCCCGCGCGGCCGGGCCGCAACCCCCAACGCTTACAAGCATCTCGGCATCGCGATCAAAAAACAACCTACCGACCAGGCCGGATTATTCAAGGAGGCTTAAATGAGAAAAGCGAAACTACACCGTCAAACCAAAGAAACCGACATCAAGATCGACTTGACCATTGAAGGGAAGGGGAAAAGCGAGATCAACTACCCGATCCCCTACCTCACCCACATGTTCACCCTGTTTGCCAAACACGGGCTCTTCGACCTGAAAATTGCCGCCAAAGGGGACCTGGAGATCGATCTCCATCATTTAGTAGAAGATACCGGCTTGGCCTTAGGCGAGGCCTTTGCCAAGGCGCTGGGAAAGAAGCTCAAGATCGAACGCTACGGCCACGCCCTCCTGCCAATGGACGAATCGTTGGCCGACGTCAAAGCGGCAATCGACATCTCCGGCCGCCCTCATTTTACCTTCAAAGCCAAATTCCCCAAAGAGTTGGTCTACGCGGAAATCGGGACTGAAAGGGTTAAGCTCTCCTTGGACGCGGAAATGTTGCGCGAGTTTTTTGAAGCGTTCGTTTATAAAGCGGGAGTCTCCCTGCATATCGAACTGGTCCGGGGGAAAAATACCCACCACAAGGTCGAAGCGATCTTTAAGGCTTTCGGGGTCGCCCTCCAGCGGGCCTGCGCCATTAATCCCCGGAAGAGCGGAGTTCCATCGACCAAAGGGGTTTTGTGATGGTTTACCAGGAAAGAGCTTACCGCAACTATATTAACGCCGAGGACCTGGTCCGTTTCGAACTGGTCGAGAAAGAGACCGACCTGCTGATCCAGGCTAATGTTAACCTTTACGATAAGGCGATGGGGAGCGTCATCAAACACCGCGGCCTCCTCGAGCAATTCATCGAATCAAACCCGAAATTTTTAAAGTCGCTCTCCCCGGTCCGCGTTTTTTTTGGCGCGCCGGCAATCGTCAGGGCAATGGCAGGGGCGGCCAGGAAAGCTAAAGTCGGACCAATGGCCGCGGTCGCCGGGACCCTCGCCCAATTCATCGGCCGGGATCTTTTGCCGTTTACCGAAGAACTGATCATTGAAAACGGCGGGGACATTTTCCTTCGCCTGGTCAAGCCGCGCAAGCTGACCGTCTACGCCGGGAATTCCCCCTTTTCGGAAAAGGTCTGCGTGGAACTCGACCCGGGGAAAGAGCCCTTCTCGATTTCCATGTCGTCGGGTCACTCCGGCCGCTCGGTCGGTTTCGGCAAAGCTGATCTTGTTTTGGTCACTTCTCGTGACGGCTCCCTGGCCGACGCCGCTTCGACCGCCATCAATAATGTCATTAAAGATCCGTCCGACATCGAGCCAGGCCTGGCGGTCGCCCGGAAGATCCGCGATTTAGACGGGGTCCTGATTATTAAAGACGATCAGATGGGGATGCTGGGGAAGATCAAACTAGTCGCGGCTTAGATCACGCGAGGGGTAACCATAAAGACAATCTCCGTCTTTTCTTTCTCGACCGTTTTGTTCTGAAACAGGAGACCGATCAGCGGCAAATACCCTAGGAGCGGCAAGCGGGCCACATTTTCTCTTTCAACCTCCGAGAGCAAGCCCCCGATCACGATCGTTTCGCCGTCTTTGACCCGAACAGTCGTCGCGGCATTCCGGGTCGCGATCACCGGAAAATCGCCCGCCGTCGTCGTCCGCCATTCAGCGATCGAAGAAACTTCCGGCTGGAGTTGGATCGTCAGGGCGCCGTCTTGTCCCAGTTGCGGTAGGACCTTAAGCCTAACTCCGGCGTCAAGATATTCAACCGTCCATTGAGCGGTAGTCGAATTCCCGCCGACCGGCACAGCGTAAGGGACTCTGTTCCCGATATTAATGACCGCCTCCCGATTGTCGAGCGTCGCGATCCGGGGAGTCGCCAGAACATTGGCTTTTCCCCCGGCGATCAGAGCATTAAGAGTTGAAGTAATATTCTCGCCCAGATCGGTTTTTTTCGTTTCAGCAATGGTTGCGAACTTAACCCCGCCATTGCCATAGGCGATCCCCAGGCGAGTTGAATCGTTCCGGGAAAGCTCCACCACCTTGCTTTCGATCAGGATCTGCGGGATCGGCCGGTCGATCTTCGCCAGCAACTCTTTCGCTTCGTTTAGCTCCGACTCCTTTCCCCGGAACAAAACCGAAGTCCCTCGCTCTCCCGCCTGAAAAATCGCCCCCGGGAAAAGCTTTCCCAGCAGTTCCGCTGTTCTACTCGCCGGTAAATACTTTAATAATAACTGGTCAACTGTCGCCCGGTAACCGCTGGCGTTCAAATCCTGCGGCAGAGAGGAGATCAAATAAGTCCGTCCTTTTTGCTCGAAACAAAGACCGTTGGTCCGCAGGATCGTTTCGATCGCCTCTTCCAGGGAGATATTTTTCAGATGAACGGTCACCCGTTTTCCCTGCAGGGCGGCCGGATCCCCCGCCATGACCAGATCGAAGCCGCGGCTTCTGGCCAGCGCTTGTACCACCTCCAGTACCGGCGCGTTCTCAAAATCGAGTCGCGGGATGTTTTCCGCTCCTGAACTTTTTGCCAGCAATAATAATAACAACAACATCCCCAGCTTTTTCACCTTATTTCTCCTTTGATAAATAAACAACTTCCTGGTCGATATGGTCAACGGTAAAGCCATCGACCACTTCGCCAACCGCCGCGGTGAGCCCTCGTCCCCCCAATTCGATCAACGCTATCGGCCTGTCCCCGTCTGCTGGACGGGCAGACCCACTGACCACCCCAACCAACCGAGCGTAACCGGTGGAAAGGAGGAGAGGCTCACTTCGCAGCATCAGGCTATTGGGTCCAGCCTGTTTTTCACTATAAACATAGACCGCTTCTCTGGAAGGTTGTTCGGGGGCGGCTTCAATTGCCAACGGTTGCTCCGCCTCTTCTTTAACAGCACAAGAGGTTAATAACAAACTAATAGATAATGCGATCAGCCAATACCGCTTCATGCGGCTGGAACAGCAATTTTATTGCCTGGTAACGCCGAGTAGAGTAGAAGGATCGGGGGAGGTTGTGTCTGGCGGCTTACTAAAATAGATAAGGGTGAAATTGTGAAACTTCGATCTTTCCCCCATATTTACAGTTGCTTCAACTGACGCGGGATGGTAAAGAGTCGAACTCTCGTCACTCCAAATCTCATAATGTCCCTGCGGCACATTGGCAATGCTATAGTCGCCATTCGAATCGGTAAAAGCGACTAAGGCAAGACTTTTAATCGAGATCTTCATCCCATTGACTCGAATACCAAGCTCATCGGTCACCCGCCCTTCAACCCACCCTTTCGAGGTAATGGTCACCAGCGAGCTGCCGGAGACCGAATTGACCGTGGCGACAACAGTGCCGGAGCAATCGGTCGTCGTCGCGGTCAATATTCCGCCGGATGAAATAGATCCGATCCCGCCAGTTACCGACCAGGTTGGCGTAACTGAAATAATTTGTCCGTTGTTGTCTTTGGCGACAGCTGAAAAATACTGGGTTTGGTTAATCCCGACGGTGATCGTAGGGGGATTGATCGTGATCGAAGTGACGGTTCCTTCCATGTCGCCGCAACCGGAGAGCGTAAAAAATAACAAACAAACAACAAGCTTAATTAAGTTTGCCATCTTTGACGACTTGTTGGCCATTCACGATGGTATGAAGGACTTTCCCTTTTAATTTCCAGCCGGTAAACGGCGTGTTGCGGCTATTAGAGGCCGATTGATTGGGATCGACAACCCATTCCGCTTTCGGGTCGACAATGATCAAGTCGGCATCGGCGCCAACCGCGAGCGTCCCTTTGCCCGCTAAGCCGAGGATCCGGGCGGGAGAGGCCGACATCAGATTCACAAGCTCTTTCAAGTTGAGACCGGCCGGTAAAAGTTTGGTGAAGGCCAGGCTCAAGGCGGTCTCTAAACCGATCAAACCGTTGGCGGCTAAACTGAACTCGACGTTCTTTTCTTCCAACGTGTGGGGAGCATGGTCGGTCGCGATCGCGTCGATCGTCCCATCCTTGAGCGCGCGGATAATTTCCTTCCGGTCTTTTTCCGCTTTGAGCGGGGGACTGACTTTAGCGTTAGTATCGTAATTCCGGACCGCTTCCTCGGTCAGGGCAAAATAATGCGGGCAGGTTTCGCAAGTCACCGGCGTCCCCTCTCTTTTGGCCTGACGGATCAGTTTGACCGCTCCGGCGGAAGAGACATGGGCGATATGGACCCGGCCGTATTGTTTGGCCAGGAGCAGATCCCTGGCGATCATGATCTCTTCGGCCAGCGCCGGAATCCCGGGAAGCCCGATCTCGGTCGACAACTGGCTCTCATTCATCGCTCCGCCGCTGGACAAATTCACGTCCTCGCAATGAGAGATAAGCGGCTTGTTAAACTGTTTGGCGTATTCTATTCCCCGGCGCATAACGTCGCTCCGGGTGACCGGGTGGCCGTCGTCAGAGAAAGCAATCGCCCCTTCGGCAACGCAGCGTCCCATTTCTGTAATCTCGTCCCCCTTCAATCCCTTGGTAATAGCGGCGATCGGTTTGACGTTAACGACCGCTTCCTTCTCCGCTTTGTTGACCACATAACTAATGAGCGCCGGATTGTCGAGCGGCGGGTTGGTATTAGCCATGCAGCAGATCGTCGTGAAGCCGCCGAGCGCGGCCGCCCGCGAACCGCTGGCAATCGTCTCTTTCTCCGGCCGGCCGGGATCGCGGAGATGCGTGTGCATATCGATCAGTCCCGGCATGACCAGCAGGCCTTTCGCGTCGATCACTTTGGCGCCGCCGGCCTGCAGCCGTTTCCCGACCGCCGCGACCTTGCCGTTCTC
Protein-coding sequences here:
- a CDS encoding carboxypeptidase-like regulatory domain-containing protein — translated: MANLIKLVVCLLFFTLSGCGDMEGTVTSITINPPTITVGINQTQYFSAVAKDNNGQIISVTPTWSVTGGIGSISSGGILTATTTDCSGTVVATVNSVSGSSLVTITSKGWVEGRVTDELGIRVNGMKISIKSLALVAFTDSNGDYSIANVPQGHYEIWSDESSTLYHPASVEATVNMGERSKFHNFTLIYFSKPPDTTSPDPSTLLGVTRQ
- a CDS encoding dihydroorotase yields the protein MTKLLIKNGQVVDPAASINGQRDILIENGKVAAVGKRLQAGGAKVIDAKGLLVMPGLIDMHTHLRDPGRPEKETIASGSRAAALGGFTTICCMANTNPPLDNPALISYVVNKAEKEAVVNVKPIAAITKGLKGDEITEMGRCVAEGAIAFSDDGHPVTRSDVMRRGIEYAKQFNKPLISHCEDVNLSSGGAMNESQLSTEIGLPGIPALAEEIMIARDLLLAKQYGRVHIAHVSSAGAVKLIRQAKREGTPVTCETCPHYFALTEEAVRNYDTNAKVSPPLKAEKDRKEIIRALKDGTIDAIATDHAPHTLEEKNVEFSLAANGLIGLETALSLAFTKLLPAGLNLKELVNLMSASPARILGLAGKGTLAVGADADLIIVDPKAEWVVDPNQSASNSRNTPFTGWKLKGKVLHTIVNGQQVVKDGKLN